In Chryseobacterium camelliae, one DNA window encodes the following:
- a CDS encoding cbb3-type cytochrome c oxidase N-terminal domain-containing protein — translation MKPRTPISVYIVLTVVLSTLLFGMFSPDGSYLTSAFFWGLLLIATILLLIMNSIGDLIENENFSRLTEEEKQAYLEQKKIPYYQKLWNSAFKKQSQSEEKDILIDHGFDGITELDNSLPKWWTGLFWFGCVFCIVYMAAYAFTDYAHQEKEYDQETKTMLASITEFEKSAPPVNLETAKYSADNIAEGEQLFKTNCTTCHGDGGIGGIGPNLTDTHWINVKQKSLFKNVIWMLENGSPNNPAMRPFVKEGTITGRDAEKIAAYVYHINREKAPVTEAQGGAAPQGETVEWENGNE, via the coding sequence ATGAAACCAAGAACACCCATTTCAGTATATATTGTCTTAACCGTCGTACTCAGCACCTTGCTCTTTGGTATGTTCAGTCCGGACGGAAGCTATCTTACCTCTGCCTTTTTCTGGGGACTTCTTTTAATCGCCACAATCCTTTTATTGATCATGAATTCGATAGGTGACCTGATTGAAAATGAAAATTTCAGCAGGCTAACCGAAGAAGAAAAGCAGGCTTATCTTGAACAGAAGAAAATTCCTTACTATCAGAAATTATGGAATTCGGCATTTAAAAAACAATCCCAATCTGAGGAAAAAGATATTCTCATCGACCACGGATTTGACGGGATTACAGAACTCGATAATTCTCTTCCAAAATGGTGGACAGGCCTGTTCTGGTTCGGATGCGTATTCTGCATAGTCTATATGGCTGCTTATGCCTTTACGGATTATGCCCATCAGGAAAAGGAATATGATCAGGAAACCAAAACCATGCTTGCCTCCATTACTGAGTTTGAAAAAAGCGCTCCGCCGGTGAACCTGGAAACGGCAAAATACAGTGCCGATAATATTGCAGAAGGAGAACAGCTTTTTAAAACCAACTGCACAACCTGCCACGGAGACGGAGGGATAGGAGGAATCGGACCTAACCTGACAGACACCCACTGGATCAACGTTAAACAGAAGAGCCTTTTTAAAAATGTGATCTGGATGCTGGAAAACGGCTCCCCTAATAATCCTGCCATGAGACCTTTTGTGAAAGAAGGAACGATCACCGGAAGGGATGCTGAAAAAATTGCCGCCTATGTCTATCACATTAACCGGGAAAAGGCACCGGTTACCGAAGCTCAGGGCGGTGCTGCGCCTCAGGGCGAAACTGTAGAATGGGAAAACGGCAACGAATAA
- a CDS encoding translocation/assembly module TamB domain-containing protein codes for MKLKINKRKILKGIVIFVISILVIITLLVLSLRLPAVQNYVKDKLVVYLEKKIKTKVSLKRVYIGFPNSLIMEDLYLKGQEIDTLLAVKKLDVGLHMLKLIDSKADITSVDMEGVRANVVRKPDGKFNFDYIINAFATSDKQESPSKPFIISLDKIKLKDIGITFNDQQSRNDIKVYFNSFDTQVRTFDLSKNNYAVNDINLDGLRLKLKQDLIEEVSKKVEKKVDSLEQKNPMKIGLRGIKLTNFNIDYGDDNTKTFAKVLFKELSTRVNSLDLENNAYNIGNLFLSGADINANLYLPAQDANMKDTKGQDKTSTSTQKAMQLLLGKLVLNDVKVAYNNTAIAPTKQGMDFNHLNFSKMNVEVRNFKMKDNTFAGSVNSAEIQEAKGLNIQKFNTDFVYGEKQAYLKDLYLQTPKTLLRDEVVLNYNSIQQLSSNPGAVQVNANIRDSKVGFSDILNLVPTLRNTAPFNKYPNAVLNVNVNAKGSVNDLFIQDLKLSGLDQLRVAASGRIRNAMNPENLYYDLKIGELSTTGRTVFNLVPKGTIPSNISLPSHFSIKGNAKGTTKMVNTNLNLYSTLGNASVTANVDMRRKNRELYDVKANLQGLQIGKIIQNKDIGAISAQIYAKGESFDFKNARADLKGHVASAVYKGYRYQNMDLTGKINGGNYNIILNSKDPNANLQLTATGVYNDRNQTVKVNGNINKLDLNKLGFYAKPMILAGKIDGDFTDLNPDQLNGYLNLQDFAFSDTKEVYPIQEVNLKARSTQDSTQILFNSQIADVELTGKYKLTQIFGALSQTINQYYQFQKPGKTQKIDGGQFFTFNAKIKNDDLIRKFAPDLKDFQPIVLTGNYNADSQKIEVDGQIPQLLYGENSIENASLRITNENQALQYVLNVGGLKSPSLALNKVNINGDVANNTITYTIITKDNKDVTQFLIAGNAKSLNDVTEISLNPDGLKLNYTDWTVADNNKIQISNNGILADNFRLSNSGSEILLQSENSSPGSPLNVSLKDFKIETITELIKKDTLLARGTINGTAQLRNLTKDMTFTSDINISDLIVYENPVGNLAVKVNSSTAKLLNADIALSGNNNDVRITGNYDTSASSFDLNMAINQLQMRSVQGFSMNAITNTEGYLSGNLKIAGTTSQPKILGTVKMNNVGLEIAKTGSDFRNISDEINFTNRGIELNDFKINDKDGNSLVIDGQVLTQTYRDFAFNLDVNAKDFKVVNSEKSNDAMMYGILAIDAGLHVRGNLDLPKVDGRLAVADNTDFTFVLPQSTPSLQERDGIVEFIDQDQVTLNKTIKADSLDTQSKIKGMDVNVNIEVSKEAKISLIIDKANGDFVKLQGEAELTGGVDPSGKTTLVGVYEVEKGSYELSVSLLKRKFDIQKGSTITWTGEPTAANLDITAVYKTETAPLDLVEQQISGLAPGEINQYKQRIPFNTLLQMKGELMKPVITFDITTDDKNNAVASSVVETVEAKLAQLRTEESEMNKQVFALLLLNRFIGENPFENSAGLSTEAMARQSVSKILSQQLNNLASGLIKGVDLNFDLESSEDYTTGQKNTRTDLNVGISKRLLNDRLKVSVGSNFGVEGEARQNESTTNIAGDVTVDYSLSRDGRYMLRAYRKNEYQVALQGQIIETGVGFVITLDYDQFKDIFKKSRNRKEKVKENKNNQAVEFK; via the coding sequence TTGAAACTGAAAATTAACAAGAGAAAAATTCTTAAGGGTATTGTGATATTCGTTATCTCAATACTGGTCATCATCACTTTGCTGGTTCTGAGCCTAAGGCTTCCAGCTGTCCAGAACTATGTAAAAGATAAGCTTGTTGTTTATCTTGAAAAGAAAATCAAAACTAAAGTAAGCCTCAAAAGAGTCTACATAGGCTTCCCCAACAGCCTGATCATGGAAGACCTGTACCTGAAAGGTCAGGAAATCGATACGCTATTGGCAGTAAAAAAGCTCGACGTAGGCCTTCATATGCTTAAACTCATCGACTCTAAAGCTGATATTACTTCAGTGGATATGGAAGGGGTAAGAGCCAACGTGGTGAGAAAACCGGACGGAAAGTTTAATTTCGACTATATCATCAATGCGTTTGCTACCAGTGATAAACAGGAAAGCCCTTCAAAACCTTTTATTATTTCCCTGGATAAAATCAAACTGAAAGATATCGGCATTACCTTTAATGACCAGCAGTCCAGGAATGATATCAAAGTGTATTTCAATTCTTTCGATACCCAGGTAAGGACATTTGACCTGAGTAAAAATAATTATGCCGTTAACGATATCAATTTGGACGGATTAAGGCTTAAACTGAAACAGGACCTGATAGAAGAAGTTTCCAAAAAGGTGGAGAAAAAAGTGGATTCACTGGAACAGAAAAACCCTATGAAAATCGGTTTAAGGGGAATCAAACTGACTAATTTCAACATCGATTACGGTGATGACAATACCAAAACATTTGCCAAGGTACTCTTTAAGGAATTAAGCACCCGTGTCAACAGCCTTGATCTGGAAAACAATGCCTATAACATAGGCAATCTGTTTTTATCCGGTGCTGACATTAATGCCAATCTTTATCTGCCTGCACAGGATGCCAATATGAAAGATACCAAAGGACAGGATAAAACTTCAACCTCTACTCAGAAAGCCATGCAGCTTCTTCTTGGAAAACTAGTTTTAAACGATGTGAAAGTCGCTTACAATAATACGGCAATAGCCCCTACAAAACAGGGAATGGACTTCAATCACCTTAATTTTTCAAAAATGAATGTGGAAGTCCGCAATTTCAAAATGAAGGACAATACTTTTGCAGGTTCAGTCAATTCAGCGGAAATACAGGAAGCAAAGGGACTGAATATCCAGAAATTCAACACGGATTTCGTCTATGGTGAAAAACAGGCATACCTGAAAGACCTTTACCTTCAGACCCCTAAAACACTGCTAAGGGATGAAGTAGTATTGAATTACAACTCAATCCAGCAACTCAGCTCCAATCCGGGAGCAGTGCAGGTGAATGCCAACATCAGGGATTCAAAAGTCGGTTTTTCTGATATCCTTAACCTTGTTCCTACACTCAGAAATACAGCTCCCTTCAACAAATATCCTAATGCCGTTCTCAATGTTAACGTCAATGCCAAAGGAAGTGTGAATGACCTGTTTATTCAGGACTTAAAACTTTCAGGCCTGGATCAGCTCAGAGTGGCAGCTTCAGGACGGATCAGGAATGCGATGAACCCTGAAAACCTTTATTACGATCTTAAAATAGGTGAGCTTTCTACCACAGGCAGGACTGTTTTCAACCTGGTTCCTAAAGGAACGATCCCTTCCAATATCTCCCTCCCTTCCCATTTCAGCATCAAAGGAAATGCAAAAGGAACGACCAAGATGGTGAATACGAATCTTAATCTGTATTCAACCCTCGGAAATGCTTCTGTAACAGCTAATGTTGATATGAGGAGGAAGAACAGGGAACTGTATGACGTAAAAGCCAATTTACAGGGTCTTCAGATCGGAAAAATTATCCAGAACAAAGATATCGGAGCCATTAGTGCCCAGATTTATGCAAAAGGTGAAAGCTTTGATTTTAAAAATGCCAGGGCTGACCTTAAAGGCCATGTGGCTTCTGCTGTTTATAAGGGTTACCGCTACCAGAATATGGACCTTACCGGAAAAATTAATGGTGGGAATTACAATATCATACTCAATTCCAAAGATCCGAATGCCAATCTGCAGCTGACAGCTACCGGAGTGTATAATGACCGAAACCAGACGGTGAAGGTAAATGGAAACATCAATAAGCTGGACCTTAACAAGCTTGGTTTTTACGCTAAACCAATGATCCTAGCCGGAAAAATAGATGGTGATTTTACAGACCTCAACCCTGACCAGCTTAATGGGTACCTGAACCTGCAAGATTTTGCGTTTTCAGATACCAAAGAAGTATATCCTATTCAGGAGGTCAACCTTAAAGCACGCTCTACCCAGGATTCCACTCAAATTCTGTTCAACTCACAGATTGCAGATGTGGAGCTGACCGGTAAATATAAGCTCACTCAGATTTTTGGTGCATTAAGCCAGACCATTAATCAATATTATCAGTTTCAGAAGCCTGGTAAAACTCAGAAAATTGACGGCGGACAATTTTTCACATTCAATGCTAAAATCAAGAATGACGACCTGATCCGCAAGTTTGCTCCGGACCTGAAAGATTTCCAGCCGATTGTACTCACCGGGAATTACAATGCAGATTCGCAAAAAATTGAAGTGGATGGCCAGATTCCACAGTTGCTGTACGGAGAAAACTCCATTGAAAATGCTTCACTGAGAATTACGAATGAAAACCAGGCATTACAATATGTCCTGAATGTCGGCGGCCTGAAGAGCCCAAGCCTTGCTCTAAATAAAGTGAATATTAACGGTGATGTAGCCAACAATACCATCACTTACACTATTATAACGAAGGATAACAAGGATGTTACCCAGTTCCTGATTGCAGGTAATGCCAAATCACTGAATGACGTTACTGAAATCTCCCTTAATCCTGACGGACTGAAGCTGAATTATACAGACTGGACCGTAGCAGATAACAATAAGATACAGATCAGCAATAATGGCATACTGGCAGATAATTTCAGGCTCTCTAATTCAGGAAGCGAAATTCTTCTGCAGTCTGAAAACAGTTCACCGGGAAGTCCGTTGAATGTTTCCTTGAAGGACTTTAAGATTGAAACCATTACTGAACTGATTAAGAAAGATACACTCCTGGCGCGCGGAACTATCAATGGTACTGCACAACTGAGGAACCTGACGAAGGATATGACGTTTACTTCAGACATTAATATTTCGGACCTGATTGTCTACGAGAACCCTGTCGGAAATCTTGCAGTGAAGGTCAACAGCTCCACTGCGAAGCTGCTGAATGCTGATATTGCCCTTAGCGGAAACAACAACGATGTAAGAATTACGGGAAATTATGACACTTCAGCGAGTTCTTTTGACCTGAACATGGCCATTAACCAGCTGCAAATGCGAAGTGTACAAGGCTTTTCCATGAATGCCATTACGAATACGGAAGGCTATCTGTCTGGAAATCTTAAAATTGCCGGTACTACAAGCCAACCGAAAATTTTAGGTACGGTAAAAATGAACAACGTTGGCCTTGAAATCGCCAAAACCGGAAGTGATTTCAGAAACATCAGCGATGAAATCAATTTTACAAACCGCGGCATCGAACTGAATGATTTTAAAATCAATGATAAAGACGGAAACTCATTGGTTATCGACGGACAGGTACTTACACAGACTTACAGGGATTTTGCTTTTAATCTGGACGTCAATGCCAAGGATTTTAAAGTCGTAAACTCAGAAAAATCCAATGATGCCATGATGTACGGAATCCTGGCCATTGATGCCGGGCTTCATGTACGGGGAAATTTAGACCTGCCTAAAGTAGACGGAAGGCTTGCCGTAGCTGACAATACGGATTTTACGTTTGTGCTTCCGCAGTCTACACCTTCGTTACAGGAAAGGGATGGTATTGTGGAATTTATTGATCAGGATCAGGTGACTCTTAATAAAACCATCAAAGCGGACTCCCTTGATACACAAAGTAAGATCAAAGGAATGGACGTTAACGTGAATATCGAAGTCAGCAAAGAAGCCAAAATATCGCTTATTATCGATAAGGCTAATGGGGATTTTGTGAAGCTTCAGGGAGAGGCTGAACTGACCGGAGGAGTTGATCCTTCAGGTAAAACTACCTTGGTCGGTGTCTATGAAGTGGAAAAAGGAAGCTATGAACTGTCGGTAAGTCTACTCAAACGTAAATTTGATATCCAGAAAGGAAGCACCATCACATGGACCGGCGAGCCTACCGCTGCCAATCTTGATATCACGGCAGTCTATAAAACTGAGACGGCACCGCTTGATTTAGTCGAGCAGCAGATCAGCGGACTGGCTCCGGGAGAAATCAATCAGTACAAACAAAGAATTCCTTTTAATACGCTTCTCCAAATGAAAGGTGAACTGATGAAACCAGTGATCACCTTTGACATTACAACCGATGATAAAAATAATGCTGTCGCTTCCTCTGTAGTGGAAACCGTAGAAGCCAAACTGGCTCAGCTGAGAACGGAAGAATCTGAAATGAATAAGCAGGTGTTTGCCCTGTTGCTCCTGAACCGTTTCATAGGAGAAAACCCGTTTGAGAACAGTGCAGGCCTCAGTACAGAAGCTATGGCAAGGCAGAGTGTGAGCAAAATCCTTTCTCAGCAACTGAATAATTTAGCTTCCGGACTCATCAAAGGTGTAGACCTGAACTTTGACCTGGAATCTTCTGAGGATTATACAACCGGCCAAAAGAATACCCGTACTGACCTTAATGTAGGCATCAGCAAAAGGTTGCTGAATGACCGCCTAAAAGTTTCGGTAGGAAGTAATTTCGGAGTGGAAGGTGAAGCGCGACAGAATGAAAGCACCACCAATATCGCCGGAGACGTAACAGTGGACTACAGCCTCTCCAGAGATGGCAGGTATATGCTGAGAGCCTACCGTAAAAACGAATATCAGGTAGCACTTCAGGGTCAGATCATCGAAACGGGTGTAGGCTTTGTGATCACCCTGGATTATGACCAGTTCAAGGATATTTTCAAAAAGTCCAGGAACAGAAAGGAGAAAGTAAAAGAGAATAAAAACAACCAAGCCGTAGAATTTAAATAA
- the ccoN gene encoding cytochrome-c oxidase, cbb3-type subunit I: MDTQKFNYDNTIVRAFLYATIVFGLIGFLLGLTAALMLFYPELPEFLFGTDDVTIQSLRSGNIQGLINTQGAMGFGRVRMLHTSAVIFAFVCNSFFCGAYYCLQRLLKTRMYSDTLSWLHFWSWQIMIISVVITFLMGINTSKEYAEHEWPIDILIAFSWIIFGINMFGTIAKRRVRHLYVAIWFFIATWIAVAMLHIFNNLEVPLSFTSWKSYSAYAGVKDALVQWWYGHNAVAFVLTTPVLGLMYYFLPKAANRPVFSYKLSIIHFWSLIFVYLWAGPHHLQYTALPGWAQALGTGFSIMLIAPSWGGMLNGLLTLRGAWDKVRENPILKFFVVAVTCYGMATFEGPLLATKSLNKIGHYTDWVIGHVHIGALGWNGFMAFGIVYYLVPILWRTPLWSKKLANWHFWLGTLGIIFYAVPMYISGFTQGLMWKQFNPDGTLVWKNWLDTVTAIIPYFKMRFIGGIFYLTGAVLMTVNVFKTVRAGSFQKNVPAEAPALARVGSGRKEGEGTHLWLERTPTLLSVLAFAVIAIGGLVEIVPTLTVKSNLPTISAVKPYSPLELEGRDLYIREGCNSCHSQMIRPFRDEVVRFNGKNGQYSKAGEFIYDRPFLWGSKRTGPDLQREGGRNPDSWHFKHMYNPRITSAGSIMPRFPWLISNELDRSQMADKMRLMKNAFDVPYTKAQIDSSNQWADHQAQAIVKRIYAEANDVKTQMEKEKITRGTAFIPLEKREITAIIAYLQRLGTDIKTTDIKTASIE; the protein is encoded by the coding sequence ATGGATACGCAAAAATTTAATTATGACAATACTATTGTCAGGGCATTCCTGTATGCCACTATTGTATTCGGGCTCATAGGCTTTTTACTGGGACTTACCGCTGCTTTAATGCTGTTTTATCCTGAATTGCCTGAGTTTTTATTCGGAACCGATGATGTTACCATCCAAAGTCTGAGAAGCGGCAACATCCAGGGACTGATCAATACGCAGGGAGCAATGGGATTCGGGAGGGTCAGAATGCTGCATACCAGCGCTGTGATCTTCGCTTTTGTCTGTAACTCATTCTTTTGCGGAGCTTATTACTGCCTTCAGAGGCTGCTTAAAACCAGAATGTACAGTGATACTTTATCCTGGCTGCATTTCTGGTCCTGGCAGATCATGATTATCTCGGTTGTCATTACTTTCCTGATGGGGATCAACACCTCTAAAGAATACGCTGAACACGAATGGCCGATTGATATTTTAATTGCATTTTCATGGATCATTTTCGGAATCAATATGTTCGGAACCATTGCCAAGAGACGGGTAAGGCATTTATATGTAGCGATCTGGTTTTTTATTGCTACCTGGATTGCCGTAGCGATGTTACATATCTTCAATAATCTCGAAGTTCCGCTTTCGTTTACCAGCTGGAAATCCTATTCGGCCTATGCAGGCGTAAAAGATGCGCTGGTACAATGGTGGTATGGGCATAATGCAGTGGCTTTCGTACTCACAACCCCTGTTTTGGGCCTTATGTATTACTTCCTGCCTAAAGCAGCCAACCGCCCGGTATTCTCTTATAAACTATCCATCATTCACTTCTGGTCCCTGATTTTCGTATACCTGTGGGCCGGCCCGCATCACCTTCAGTATACTGCACTTCCGGGATGGGCCCAGGCATTGGGAACCGGATTCTCCATTATGCTGATCGCTCCGTCATGGGGAGGAATGCTGAACGGCCTTCTTACTTTGAGAGGAGCCTGGGATAAAGTAAGGGAAAACCCAATCCTTAAATTCTTTGTGGTAGCAGTAACCTGTTATGGTATGGCGACCTTTGAAGGACCGCTTCTGGCAACAAAATCACTGAATAAAATAGGGCATTATACCGACTGGGTAATCGGTCATGTACATATAGGTGCCCTCGGCTGGAACGGTTTTATGGCTTTCGGGATTGTATACTATCTTGTACCGATCCTGTGGAGAACACCTCTCTGGTCTAAAAAACTGGCCAACTGGCACTTCTGGCTGGGCACCTTGGGGATCATTTTCTATGCTGTACCGATGTATATCTCAGGATTTACACAAGGATTGATGTGGAAACAGTTCAATCCGGACGGAACACTGGTTTGGAAAAACTGGCTCGATACGGTGACAGCAATCATTCCATATTTCAAGATGAGATTTATTGGAGGAATATTTTACCTGACAGGCGCTGTACTGATGACTGTTAATGTATTCAAAACCGTACGTGCCGGATCGTTCCAGAAAAACGTTCCAGCAGAAGCACCAGCATTAGCCAGGGTAGGAAGCGGAAGAAAAGAAGGCGAGGGAACCCATCTTTGGCTTGAAAGAACCCCTACCCTGCTTTCTGTCCTTGCTTTTGCCGTCATTGCCATCGGAGGTCTGGTAGAAATTGTCCCAACACTGACCGTGAAAAGCAACCTGCCAACTATTTCAGCAGTAAAACCCTATTCCCCGCTGGAATTGGAAGGAAGAGACCTCTATATCCGCGAAGGATGTAATTCATGCCACTCACAGATGATCAGACCGTTCCGGGATGAAGTTGTACGATTCAACGGCAAAAACGGACAGTATTCCAAAGCGGGCGAGTTTATCTACGACAGGCCGTTCCTCTGGGGCTCCAAAAGAACCGGACCGGACCTTCAGAGAGAGGGAGGCAGAAATCCTGATTCATGGCACTTTAAGCATATGTATAACCCAAGGATTACTTCTGCGGGGTCTATTATGCCACGCTTCCCATGGCTGATCAGCAATGAGCTGGATCGCTCACAGATGGCTGATAAAATGAGACTCATGAAAAATGCCTTCGATGTCCCTTATACCAAAGCCCAGATCGATTCATCCAATCAGTGGGCAGACCATCAGGCTCAGGCTATTGTGAAAAGAATTTATGCCGAAGCCAACGATGTGAAAACACAGATGGAAAAAGAAAAGATCACCAGAGGAACCGCATTCATCCCACTTGAGAAAAGGGAGATTACCGCGATAATTGCTTACCTGCAAAGACTGGGCACCGACATCAAAACCACTGACATCAAAACCGCAAGCATCGAGTAA
- the tamL gene encoding translocation and assembly module lipoprotein TamL, giving the protein MKNRFNRYLTYALASGISSAVVSCSNTKYLKQGQMLYTGAEVKIENDTLPKKEKNALKSELESNLTPKPNSSFLGLRPRLFFYNITKEPKKEKGLRYWLKYKVGEKPVLLSDVDQEFNRDIIENYSENQGYFNARATYDTISKNRKAEVIYTLRPGARYLISDVKFQRDSTVINQEIQKLTGNTLLKPGNPFDLDVIKSERQRIDNGLKERGFYYFHPDNIIVQADSTVSKNHKVELNVKLKDNTPALATQQFSIDKVIVFPNYNILDVKNGKYTIPVDKDSLSKYAYEDIYVIDPQHKFKPKIFDRALYFKTGDLYNRTDHNLTLNRLISLGVFKFVKNEFVVSDSLQHRFDAYYLLTPRELQSLRLEALGRTNSANYAGSELNLNWTHRNFFRGAEQFKAAVYGAFDVQVGGPKDANNIFRAGANAQLSIPRIVAPFRFNSSSAFVPRTNITLGYEFQNRTQLYTLNTFNASFGYVWKENARKEHDLKIIDVTYVSPANITPKFQEQASQNPYLQRVVDKQLIFGPTYSYTYTNTMLPKTNTIYYKGMVDLAGNLTGLLSGANAKEGKQKTIFDVPFSQYVKMEHDFRFYHKFAEKTSFASRIIAGIAYPYGNSVQVPYSRQFFVGGSNSIRAFRARTLGPGSYDPRTQKDTFFFDQSGDIKLEMNAEYRANLYKFLNVAVFADAGNIWLVNADEQRPGGQFSKDFLSEVAVGAGVGLRLDFSILVLRLDLAMPLRVPYYEKGDRWTFDRIDFGNSDWRKDNLILNIAIGYPF; this is encoded by the coding sequence ATGAAAAACAGATTCAATAGATATCTTACCTATGCTTTAGCCTCAGGAATTAGTTCTGCTGTAGTCTCGTGCAGCAATACCAAATACCTGAAACAGGGACAGATGCTGTATACCGGGGCTGAAGTTAAAATAGAAAACGACACACTTCCCAAAAAAGAAAAAAACGCACTGAAATCCGAGCTGGAAAGCAACCTGACGCCAAAACCCAATTCTTCCTTTCTCGGATTGCGCCCCAGGCTGTTTTTCTACAATATTACCAAAGAACCTAAAAAAGAGAAAGGGCTCCGTTACTGGCTCAAATATAAGGTTGGAGAAAAACCTGTTCTGCTAAGTGATGTCGACCAGGAATTCAATCGGGATATTATTGAAAATTATTCAGAGAATCAGGGGTACTTTAATGCTAGAGCAACTTATGATACCATTTCCAAAAATAGGAAAGCAGAAGTCATTTATACCTTAAGGCCGGGAGCAAGATACCTCATCAGCGACGTTAAATTCCAGCGGGATTCTACAGTAATCAATCAGGAAATCCAGAAGCTGACGGGCAATACATTATTAAAGCCCGGCAATCCGTTTGACCTGGATGTCATCAAATCTGAACGCCAGAGAATAGACAACGGCTTAAAAGAAAGAGGGTTTTATTATTTCCATCCGGATAATATTATTGTTCAGGCAGACAGTACCGTGAGCAAAAACCATAAAGTGGAACTGAACGTGAAGCTTAAGGATAATACTCCGGCCCTGGCTACACAGCAATTCAGCATTGATAAAGTGATCGTATTCCCGAACTATAATATTCTGGATGTTAAAAACGGGAAATATACCATTCCTGTGGATAAAGACTCGCTTTCTAAATATGCCTATGAAGATATTTACGTTATTGATCCGCAACATAAATTCAAACCGAAGATTTTTGACCGGGCTTTATATTTCAAGACCGGAGATTTATATAACCGTACGGACCATAACCTTACATTAAACAGGCTGATCAGTTTAGGGGTATTCAAGTTTGTGAAGAATGAATTTGTGGTTTCAGATTCCCTTCAGCACCGTTTTGATGCCTATTACCTTCTTACGCCACGCGAGCTCCAGTCGCTGCGACTGGAAGCTTTAGGAAGAACGAATTCGGCCAACTATGCGGGAAGCGAGCTGAACCTCAATTGGACCCACCGTAACTTCTTCCGTGGAGCGGAACAGTTTAAAGCAGCTGTTTACGGAGCTTTTGACGTCCAGGTGGGCGGACCGAAAGATGCCAACAATATTTTCCGTGCCGGTGCGAATGCACAGCTTTCCATCCCAAGGATCGTGGCACCATTCCGTTTTAATTCTTCCAGTGCCTTCGTGCCGAGAACCAACATTACGTTAGGATATGAATTCCAGAACCGGACACAATTATATACCCTAAATACATTCAATGCCTCTTTTGGCTATGTCTGGAAAGAAAACGCACGAAAGGAACATGACCTGAAAATTATTGATGTCACTTATGTTTCTCCGGCTAATATTACCCCGAAATTCCAGGAGCAGGCCAGCCAGAATCCCTATCTGCAAAGGGTAGTTGATAAACAGCTAATTTTCGGGCCTACCTACAGCTATACGTATACTAATACGATGCTGCCTAAAACCAATACCATTTATTATAAAGGAATGGTAGATTTAGCAGGAAACCTTACCGGACTCCTGAGCGGGGCCAATGCCAAGGAGGGGAAGCAGAAAACAATTTTTGATGTACCTTTCAGCCAGTATGTGAAAATGGAACATGATTTCAGGTTTTACCATAAGTTTGCAGAGAAAACATCGTTCGCATCGAGAATCATAGCCGGTATTGCCTATCCTTACGGAAATTCTGTGCAGGTTCCGTATTCTAGACAGTTTTTCGTGGGAGGAAGCAACAGTATCCGGGCATTCCGGGCAAGAACACTCGGGCCTGGAAGCTACGATCCGAGGACACAGAAGGATACATTTTTCTTTGATCAGTCGGGTGATATTAAACTGGAGATGAATGCAGAATACAGAGCAAACCTTTACAAGTTTTTAAACGTAGCGGTCTTTGCCGATGCCGGAAACATCTGGCTGGTTAATGCTGACGAACAAAGGCCGGGAGGCCAATTTTCCAAGGACTTCCTGAGTGAAGTTGCTGTAGGTGCCGGGGTGGGTCTTCGACTGGATTTCTCTATTCTCGTATTGCGTCTGGACCTTGCTATGCCGTTAAGGGTACCTTATTATGAGAAAGGCGACCGTTGGACTTTCGATAGAATAGATTTCGGAAATTCCGACTGGAGGAAAGATAACCTTATTTTAAATATTGCTATCGGATATCCTTTTTAA